Within the Bacillota bacterium genome, the region AAGGCTCACACCCTCTGCAGAGGAACGTAGCCAGCCAGAATCTGTTTGATCCCCACATCGGGAAAGGCGATTGTATACAGTGGCGTTCCCTTGGAATCCGAGACCGCGACAACGGTCCCGACGCCAAAGGTGCCGTGTTTGACTTTATCTCCAGGAGCAAACTCAGCGGCCTCAGGCTCCGGTCGCTTTCGCCGGGGCCTGGGCGGCGCCACCCTCTCCCAGTTAGCGCCAACTCCCTGGCGGCTGCCGCTGCTTATCTGGGTTGAGAAGCCCATGGACAAGCTCCCGTCTAGATCCACCTCAACCAACTCCTCGGGAATCTCTTCCAGAAAGCGCGAGGGATAGTTTAAGGTGGTATTGCCGTACAGTGTCCGTTGTTTAGCGCTGGTTAAGAACAACCGCTCCATCGCTCTGGTGATTCCCACGTAGCAGAGGCGTCTTTCTTCCTCCAATTCTTCAGGCTCCCACTGAGACCGACTGTGGGGAAAGACCCCCTCCTCCATTCCTACCATGAAAACAACGGGAAACTCCAGTCCCTTTGCCCCGTGGAAGGTCATCATCCGCACCGCGTCGGCATCCTCTTCGAGATTGTCGACATCGGAAACTAGCGCCACATGCTCCAACAAAGCCCCAAGATCCGCGGGCTCATTCTCCGCCTCAAACTGCTTGGTCACCGAGAGAAACTCCTTCAGGTTCTCGATGCGTCCCTCAGCATCTACGGTGCCCTCCCTTTGCAGTTCCGGCAAGTACCCCGTATCCTCCAGGACCTTTTCCGTTAACTGGGTTACCGTCATCACCTCGGCCTGCTGGCGCAGGGAGTTGATCAGATCCCGAAACTGCCGCAGCTTGTTGGCAAAGGAGGTTGAAATGGTGTTGATGGCATCGAGATGGTCCAGGGCGGCAAAGTTACTGATCCCCGCTGCGGCGCTGTAATCGACCAAGCGTCCCACGGTGGTATCCCCAATCCCCCGCTTGGGGACATTGATGATGCGCTGAAAGCTGTAATTGTCGCTGGGGTTGTGAATTAGTCTGAGGTAGGCCAGGAGATCCTTGATCTCTTTCCGCTCGTAGAATCTAACCCCCGACACGATGGTGTAGGGCAGGCCCCGACGCATAAACTCTTCTTCCAGAGTCCGGGACTGAGCATGGGTCCGATATAAAATCGTAAAGTCCTTATAAGACCGACCTTCTTCACTGACCATCCGCTGGATTTGATCGGCAACATATCCGGCTTCCTGCCTCTCATCGGGCAGTTGCGCGGTGCGCAGCAGCTCCCCCTCACCCCGATCGGTCCACAGCCGTTTTCCCTTGCGCCCTGGATTGTTGGCAATCACGGCATTGGCAGCATCCAGGATGTTTTGGGTGGAACGGTAGTTTTGCTCCAGCTTGATGGTGCGAGCCCGGGGATAGTCTCGCTCAAACTCCAAGATATTGCGAATATCGGCGCCCCGGAATTTATAAATTGACTGATCGTCGTCGCCCACCACAAAAAGATTTTGCCACTTCTCTGCCAGGGCCTTGATCAAAACGTATTGGGCATGGTTGGTGTCTTGGTACTCATCCACCAAAATGTGTTGGAACCGATCCTGGTACCAAGCCAACACCTGGGGGTGATGGCGAAAGAGCAGCACCGTATACATGATCAGGTCATCGAAATCAAAGGCGTTGTTTTCCCTCAGCTTAGCCTGATAGCGCGCATATACCCGGGCAATGGTGTTTTCCCGGTAGTCGCTGGCCCGTCGATCGTATTCATCGGGGCCGATCAACTCATTTTTCGCGGAAGAAATGGCGTTGAGCAGCCAACGGGGATCAAAGTTCTTGGGGTCCAGATTCAGCTCCTTGAGACAGTCCCTGATCACCGTCAACTGATCGGTAGTGTCGAAGATCAGGAAATTCCGATTATACCCGATGTATTCCGCCTCTCGCCGCAGAATCTGTACACACATAGAGTGAAAGGTACTGACCCAGATCTGCTCTCCCGTATACCCAACCAGGGCTGCCACCCGTTCCTTCATTTCCTTCGCGGCTTTGTTAGTAAAGGTCACTGCCAAAATCCGATAGGAAGGCACCTGGCGCTCCGTCAACAGATAGGCAATCCGGTAGGTGAGGACTCTGGTCTTCCCCGAACCGGCACCGGCAATAACTAATAAGGGCCCATCGGCAGCGGATACCGCCTCCCACTGGGCCTGGTTCAGTTGATTCTTCAGCTCCAAAACTAGCTCCTCCTACTACTTCCCTGCTACCCTCGCCTACTTCCGCCGGGAACTGAGTTCCGTCAACACATCCCCGGGCGTTGCGCCCTTGGCCACCAAGAGCACCAGGAGGTGATACACAAGATCTGCTATCTCGTAGACCATTTCCTCCGTTCCAGGGTTCTTAGCACCGATGATCACCTCGGCGGTCTCCTCCCCCACCTTCTTCAGGATTTTATCAATCCCCTGGGTGAACAAATAATTGGTATAGGACCCCTCGATGGGATGATCTTTGCGTTGGGCGATTAGGTTAAATAGCTCATCAATGATCCCCGAAGACTTGTCCTGATAAACCTCATCGGGATCAAAGGTTAGCTCCGGCCTTGCCTCGCCGTCGCTGTCCTCCACCGGATAGTGAAAGCAGGATCGATAGCCTTCATGACAGGCTCCCGCCCCCTGCTGCACCACCCGCAGCAAAATGGCATCCTGATCGCAATCGGTTCTGATCTCCTTCACCAGTTGATGATGCCCCGAGGTCTCACCCTTGAGCCACAAGGATTGTCGGCTGCGGCTGTAATACCAGGCCATCCCTGTCTCCAGGGTTTTCTCCAAAGCTTCCCGATTCATATAGGCTAACATCAACACCTCGCCACTGTCAGCATCTTGGGCAATGGCAGGAATCAGTCCCTGGTTAAACTGCAAATCCTCTATTTTAATCAATGTCCTCGCCACCCCTCATCCCGTACCTACTCCCCTGGTTTCCTAGATAACACCCCGTTCACCGCTGCAATGGCCTCCGGCAGTTGAAACTTCCCATCATAGAGGGCCTTACCAACGATGGCGCCGCTTACTCCCTGCAATGAGTATTGGGCCAACTCTTCCAAATCAGCAACCCTTGACACTCCCCCGGAGGCAATCACCTTGGGACCGATGGTAAGCATCGTCTCCAAGGCCCGATAGTTGGGTCCTGTAAACATCCCGTCGGTGGCGATGTCGGTGAAAATAATCTCTTCTACACCCATCTCATACACCCGGCGAGCCAAATCCATCGCCGGCATCGTGGTGGTCTCTACCCAACCTTCCACTGCCACCCGACCGTCTCGGGCATCGATGCCCACCAGCACCTGCCCGGGAAACTCCCGGCAAGCCTGCTTGACAAACTCTGGGTCTCGATAGGCTACAGTGCCCAGGATCACCCACCGTACCCCCACGGACAGAAGGGATTCAATCACCTTTAGGTCCCGCACCCCTCCGCCCACTTCAACGGGCATCTGTACTGCCCCAGCGATATCCTTAATCACCGGCAGGTTCCCAGACTCACCGGTAAAGGCACCGTCGAGGTCCACAACATGGAGCCGCT harbors:
- the pcrA gene encoding DNA helicase PcrA, encoding MELKNQLNQAQWEAVSAADGPLLVIAGAGSGKTRVLTYRIAYLLTERQVPSYRILAVTFTNKAAKEMKERVAALVGYTGEQIWVSTFHSMCVQILRREAEYIGYNRNFLIFDTTDQLTVIRDCLKELNLDPKNFDPRWLLNAISSAKNELIGPDEYDRRASDYRENTIARVYARYQAKLRENNAFDFDDLIMYTVLLFRHHPQVLAWYQDRFQHILVDEYQDTNHAQYVLIKALAEKWQNLFVVGDDDQSIYKFRGADIRNILEFERDYPRARTIKLEQNYRSTQNILDAANAVIANNPGRKGKRLWTDRGEGELLRTAQLPDERQEAGYVADQIQRMVSEEGRSYKDFTILYRTHAQSRTLEEEFMRRGLPYTIVSGVRFYERKEIKDLLAYLRLIHNPSDNYSFQRIINVPKRGIGDTTVGRLVDYSAAAGISNFAALDHLDAINTISTSFANKLRQFRDLINSLRQQAEVMTVTQLTEKVLEDTGYLPELQREGTVDAEGRIENLKEFLSVTKQFEAENEPADLGALLEHVALVSDVDNLEEDADAVRMMTFHGAKGLEFPVVFMVGMEEGVFPHSRSQWEPEELEEERRLCYVGITRAMERLFLTSAKQRTLYGNTTLNYPSRFLEEIPEELVEVDLDGSLSMGFSTQISSGSRQGVGANWERVAPPRPRRKRPEPEAAEFAPGDKVKHGTFGVGTVVAVSDSKGTPLYTIAFPDVGIKQILAGYVPLQRV
- a CDS encoding bifunctional phosphoribosyl-AMP cyclohydrolase/phosphoribosyl-ATP diphosphatase HisIE, yielding MKIEDLQFNQGLIPAIAQDADSGEVLMLAYMNREALEKTLETGMAWYYSRSRQSLWLKGETSGHHQLVKEIRTDCDQDAILLRVVQQGAGACHEGYRSCFHYPVEDSDGEARPELTFDPDEVYQDKSSGIIDELFNLIAQRKDHPIEGSYTNYLFTQGIDKILKKVGEETAEVIIGAKNPGTEEMVYEIADLVYHLLVLLVAKGATPGDVLTELSSRRK
- the hisA gene encoding 1-(5-phosphoribosyl)-5-[(5-phosphoribosylamino)methylideneamino]imidazole-4-carboxamide isomerase; translation: MLVIPAIDLRQRQVVRLLQGRAEDMTVYSDDPVAVARQFEAQGAQRLHVVDLDGAFTGESGNLPVIKDIAGAVQMPVEVGGGVRDLKVIESLLSVGVRWVILGTVAYRDPEFVKQACREFPGQVLVGIDARDGRVAVEGWVETTTMPAMDLARRVYEMGVEEIIFTDIATDGMFTGPNYRALETMLTIGPKVIASGGVSRVADLEELAQYSLQGVSGAIVGKALYDGKFQLPEAIAAVNGVLSRKPGE